In Campylobacter showae, the genomic stretch AATCAAGATGAAAAAGATTTGGGTGTAGCATTTATAGATATGGGTGGCGCAACTTGCAATATGATAATTCACTCTGGAAATTCGATAAGATATAACGAATTTTTAGGCATAGGTTCGTCAAATATAACCAATGATCTATCAGCAGCGCTTCATACGCCTATTTTAAAAGCTGAAGATATAAAATTAAATTACGGAATTTTGCTAAATAATGCCAACGAACTAGTTGAGATCCCGCCTATTAACGAAGATGGCAAGGTTCAGGAAGTATCTCTTGACGTTATTTCAAACGTCATATATGCAAGAGCCGAAGAGACGCTAATGATACTTGCAAAAATGCTCGAAGATAGCGGATATAAAAATTCAATAGCCGCAGGCGTAGTTCTTACCGGCGGCATGACTAAACTTGAAGGCATCAGAGAGCTTGCTATAGCAGTATTTGATAATATGCCGGTGCGAATAGCAAGACCAAAGGAAATGGAAGGGCTATATGAAATTTTAAGAGATCCGGCAAATTCTTGTGCGATCGGACTTTGTATGTACGGTGCAGGCTACTTTACGCCTTATGAAATCGACTCTGAAAAGAAAATGCGATATAAAGACGAGATTGTAGTAAAAAATAAGATTTTAAAAGATATAGTCTACGACAATGGAGTAAAAATCGAAGATAAAAAAAATATCGAAGAAGTCGATAATAAAATCTTTAGAGGAAGTACTCTAGATGATAACTATATAGATGATTTAAGAATCGATGACGACAGAACTTTACAAGACGAACTAAATGAAGATTTAAATAAAAAAGAAAAAAAACCAAATATTTTTTCTGTGATTTGGAATAAAATAACACAACTATTTTAAAAGGAGATTGGATCAACTATGGGTAACTTTATGGTAGAAGAGAAAAAGCCTTCATACGGCGCAAAGATAAAAGTAGTAGGCGTAGGCGGTGGTGGTGGAAATATGATAAATCATATTATTAGAGAAAAAGGCGATGAAATGGATATCGATCTAATAGTTGCCAATACCGATGTAAAAGCACTTGATAGCTCTTTGGCCTTTACAAAACTGCAGCTTGGAGAAAAGATCACAAAAGGTCTTGGTGCTGGTATGAATCCGGACGTAGGAACTAAAGCCGCCCAGGAAAGTTACGAAGAGATCAAATCTACACTTGAGTACTCAGATATCGTATTTATAGCATCAGGTCTAGGAGGCGGTACCGGTACAGGCGCAGCTCCGGTAGTAGCACAGGCAGCTAAAGAAATTGGTGCTTTAACTATCTCAGTTGTTACGATGCCGTTTGATTTTGAGGGTAAAAAGCGCTACAATCTAGCCCTAAAAGGTCTTAACGAGCTAAAAAAAGAGTCCGACTCTATAGTTGTGATACCAAACCAAAGACTAAAATCCCTGATAGACAAAAAAGCTGGTATAAAAGAAAGTTTTAAAATAGTTGATAACGTTTTAGCTCGAGCCGTCAGCGGTATGTGTACCATAGTTCTTGATTCGGGAAATAGCGATATAAATTCTGACTTTGCCGACGTCAAAAAAGTCATGGAACACCGTGGTATGGCGCTACTTGGTATAGGCGAATCAGAAGGTGAAGGCGCAGCCCAGGAAGCAATAAAAAATGCAATACAATCTCCATTGCTAAGCGACATTACCATAAACGGCGCAGTGGGCGTTCTGGTACACTTCAAATATCACCCAGACTCTCCTTTCAATGATATAGAGGAAGCTATGTGCTTAGTACAAAATGCTGTCGATGATGATGCAGATATTATATTCGGTACCACAAGCGACGAAAGTTTTGAAAATAACAAAATTCAAGTTACTATAATAGCCACCGGCTTTAGAGATAAAGAGGAAGAAAGGCCTACACCTGTAGCCTCTACACCAGATGCTGCATTTAAAAAGTCAAGAAATCCGATTTTAGATGAAAGAATCAGCAGACTAAAGGTTAGTGGCGGATACAATAGCGAAGAAGTAACTAATATGCTAGAAACGCCATCGTATATCAGAAACCAAATGGATTAATGAATAAGGATTGGTCTTCCAATCCTTTAAAATTTAAAGCACAATAATCAGGTGGTAAGTTAAATTTTATATTATTCTAAATTTGGCTAAAAATTAAGTTGCAAGTAATAAATTGATTTTTTAACAAATTATACTATATTTCGTTAGTCACAATATATTCAGGGTATTCTTATTTTACAATAAAATTATTCCACTAAAAATAATTTCAAAAACATAGTTTTTAGATTTTATACTGTCTCAAAAACACTATACCAAAAGCAAACTCAACCTAGCGAGTGCGACGTATCGCGTATGCCAAACGTACTCGGCAGCCTCGCTTCGGTGTCGCCGCAAACGTATGAGTGTGATGTATCACTATCTAACGTAAATTTAAATAAAGCATGCGATACCGCAAGCGGCGCCGAATTTAATGCAGGCGTATTCAAGCCAGAAGCGAGCGAAAATTTTAAAGCGTGCGCGGCCGAACACGGCTCTAAATTTAACTCAAACGAATCCGACTCCGATAAATCACAAAAAGCGCCGAACGATGAAATTTGCTTTGACGGCGAGAAATTTAGGCTCAAAAGATACTGCAGACAGCGCGTGTATCACATAAGCTTTCCGCGCGGCTATTTCGGCGCACCATATGCAACGCATCTGGCGAAGCACCATCCGACCTGGCGGTTTGAGAGTGGCGAGGCAGGATATAAGCTCGGCGGGGTCTTGGACGAGGTGGACGGCGATGTGCAAAATCCGCTATTTCATCTTATCACGCTTGATCCGCTGCCCCGCGACTTGCCCGTGCGATCGCTGCCGCGCCTAATCCTCGCCGCTCACGTTAGAGAGGTAAACGAAGGCGAGATAGTCTTTTACGAGCACGACGCGCAGGGTATGCCGTGGCGTATCGGAAATAGGACGCAGGTCGAATACGCCTTTGACGAACCGATAAAGGAGTGCGAAGTAGCACTGGCGCCTACGCCGGCGCGCTGGGCGGCTCAGGACTGGGGGATGTCAAACAGCAGGCAAAACCTCGCGCGCATCGGCGGCGAGCCTTCGTGGATACAGGGCGCCTTGGTGCCGACGTGCCCGATATGCGGCGAAAAGATGGAGTTTTTGATGCAGCTTGATAGCGAGCTTCCAAGCTGCGAGCAAGGCGGCGAGGTGATGTTCGGTAGCGGCGGGATTTTATACGTGTTTTGGTGTGAGCAGACGCGGGTGAGCGGGTTTTTTATGCAGTGTACGTGAGTAAAATTTAAGAAAAATGCGCAAATGGACGGACGGATGATCACGGCGAAAATAAAAAGAAGGGGCAATATCTGGTATTTTGACGATTATTTTAAGTCGCTTCACAAGAATGAAAACGAAATAGAAAGCCTATTAGGAGGTTTGTCTTGGATCCGAAAAAGGTATCTGTTTAATACGAAAGAAACTCTTCACGACGCCGTTTTGACTGAATTTAATTTGGCATTTTAAAAAATGAAGATAGACTGACGATGAAATTTTTATCGCCATATCAAGATAGAAATTTTAAATTTGTTTTCAAAAACGCCCTAGCCGTCCGCTTCAAAACGGACGACAAGAGCTTTAAAAATAAAGATCTGATAGTTCATCAATTTTCGCTAAAGCATAGGTTTGCGAGTGGACAACGGTTTTAAAATTTGAGATCTAACGAGTGCTTAAGCAAATAAAAATGACATAGGCAAACCTTTGCAAATATATTATGAGTCAAAAAATATTGAACATTTTACACGCTATTAAGCGAGCTAAATTTTGGCTAAGCTATGACGGCAACGAGAAGCTTAAATCACTCGCAATAAGGACGATTCAAAGCGATCACAACAAAAGATTACGCCTATATACAATCATCAAGTGAGAGCAAATTTAGTAAAATAACAGAACTATTTAAGATATCCGTGCGGCAATAGAAATTTGTCATTAAAGGATATCTTTAGAAGTGGCTAGGGTTGTCGTCGCGCTAGCAAAGACAAGAAAAGCAGATGATTTGAATAAGCACTAGCGACATATTTTAAAATCGATCTCAACTGCGATAGAATTTGCGTAAGTTTAGACTAACGACTATAACGAGTTTTTCGCTCGCATAATATTCCATACATTATAAGTCTGATTCTTACGCAGCCGGTCAAATTTGCGCTACATGATACCACTATCCATTTGGGGTAAAAATTAGGATCGGAGGCAAAGGCAACACCATCTAACTCATCATTCGTATTTAGGCACTGGGGCGAGCTTGTCTAGACAAGACAATCGCGCCCCGAACAAGCTTATAAACAGATTAAAACCGAGGTCAAATTTTGCCGAGCTGTCGGCTAAATTTGACCTCGCCTAACGCCAAAATCACGCTCCTAGCGCCGCCCTCACCTCGTCGCTCGCCATCTCGATACTCCATGCAGGCTCCCACACGAGGTCTATCTCGCACTCTTTTACGCCGTCGACATTCAGCACCGCCGTCTCGACCCAGCTTAGTATCATCTCGTGCAGCGGGCATGAGCGCGTAGATAGCGTCATCGTGACCTTTGCCTTGCCGTTCTCGTCGCAAGCCGCGTCGTAAATGAGCCCCAAGGATACGATATCAAAGCCCACCTCGGGATCGACGATGTTTGAGAGCGCGGCGTAGATTTTTTCTTTCATTTTTCTTCCTTTATTCCAAATTTCGTAAATTTAAAAACATTTATCATATTTATCGCGACCAAAACGATGCTAACGAGCAGGCTAGCCACGCCGCAGTGCGCGAGCGATTTTATCTCCAGCCAGACTCCAAGCTCGTAGAGCGCGAGTCCAAGAGCATTAAAACCGATGCCGATATATGCGGGCTTTTTGAGGATCATCTGATCTAACAGCGGCACTTTTGTCTTGCCCACAAAGGGCGCTACATAGTGGTACCAAATGAGAAACGGCGCAATCTTATAAAGATGAGCCGCGATAAATGCAAATAAAAAGCCGTAAATCAGCATAAACACCGCCATATCATATCTATCCGCCGCGATAAAAACACAAAACAGCACGAAGGCCGCGAGCGAAAGAGCGATATTGACATTCCAGTAATCATACGCCTTGCGAACGCGCTTTTTTAGGATGTGCAGCGCCTCAGCGACAAAGCAAACGATCGCCGCCCCAAAGGCAAAGTACGCGTAAATTTCGCTAAAAAAGAGCAAAACGCCAGCCAAAATATAAAATCCGAAGGCAAATTTGCTAAGAGTAAATTTTAGATCGTGCGCGAGAGCAAACATCGGCAGCAGCACGGTTGCTACGCCGACGATGATGAAAAAAATAAACCCGAGCACGAAATAGACGTGAAATTTAAGCGCGAACATAAAATCCATCGGCAAAGTGCCCGAAAGTATCATCAAAAGACAAAATCCAAGCGAGATGCCCGCAAGCAAAAATATCGCCGAAACAAAGAGCATAAACGCTGCGAAGCTCTTTTTTTCATTATCCATAAAGCTAACGATATAGGTCGTGCCGAAAAATAGTAGCGCCAGAAAAAGCGCCATGCCGCCGCCGTGTATAAAGCCCGTTTTGCCGCTGATCATCCCGTAGCTCATCGACGCTACGCCCGCGCAGTAAAGGGCTAAATTTACCACTGCGCCCTTGATCGTTGAAAACGGCTTTTCTAAAATCACCGAAGTGAGCTGATAAAGCGCGCCGATGATGATGCTCATAACAAATCCGACGAAAAACACGTGTAAAAAACCCGCCGTCTCAAGCCCCGCGATCGTCTCAAAATCTGCCGCAAAAAAGGCGGGAATGCTCGCGATCAAGAAGCAAATGCCCGCGATAAAATAACCGCCCACTAGTTTAAAAGGCGGCGCAAAGGTGTTTAAAAGCATAGCTTATCTCAGTGGCAAAGGCTTGTATCTACGTTCTTGACGTCCGCGCCCTGCTTTAGGCTAAAGGTCATCTTAACCTCCCCGCCCTCCAGATCCTCGCGCTCTACGTCAAACTGCTCCTGGATTTTAGGTATCAGTCCGGCTGGAAATTTATGATTTACCATCACGATTTTGGTGTTTTGATTTGCAAATTTGATCGCCACCAGCGCATTTACCATAGGCTCGGGCGGCACGCACGGACGGCTGTCAAAGCCGACGAAATCCACGCCGCCTTCGCTATATCTATAAAACGGCACCGTCGCACCCTCGGCGTTAAACTGCTCGGCGTTTTTGAAAAAATCGCTCATTTTTTTATCCTTGTTTTAAATTTGGAGAATTATACTCTTATTTTGCGCGCGGGCGTCTTGACCTTGCTTAAGGGATTAAATTTGAATTTGACGGCCGCGGCATCAAATTTGAGCGACAAAACCCGAGCGTTGATGATGTGAAATTTGAGATGGGATAAAATTTGGCGGCGTAAATTTGACCGCCGATTAAAACATAAAGTAGCCGCCTAGCAGTACTGCTTGTAGCCTTTTTTGCAGAGCTGTTTTTTGCCCTCTTGTTTTAGGATTTCGTTTTTACTCTCGCCGTTATAGGTAGCGTTTTGATCGCTGCCGCCGACCTTTTCGCCGTTTACGTAGATATTAGCCGCATAAAGCCCAGCCAGAAATACCAAGAAAATCAAAATTTGCTTCATATATACCTTTCAATTAAATTTAATCTACAAAACTCAAGCAAATCGCAGTCCAAATTTAAAGGCCGGTAAGTCAAATTTGAGAAATTTTAGCAGATTACAAGCAAGGCGTGGCAAAAGCGCCGTCCGCCCTGCTGAGTAAATAAAAGTGGCAAAACGACGAAGTAAAATTTACGCCGCCTCGCCGTTAAACGATCAAATTTTAGTGTAAAAAGTGGCGCACGCCCGTAAAATACATCGCCATGCCATGCTCGTTTGCCGCCTGCACGACCTCGTCGTCGCGGATGCTGCCGCCAGGCTGTATCACAGCCTTCACGCCTGCCTCGCTTGCGATATCGATGCTGTCGCGGAACGGGAAAAACGCCTCGCTGGCAAGCGCGCAACCGCGTAAATCAAGCCCCATATCGCGCGCCTTAGCCACTGCTGCGCGTGCGGCATCTACGCGGCTCGTCATACCCATACCGATGGCGACTACGGCGCTATTTTTTACATAGACGACGCAGTTGCTTTTCGTAAGCGCCGCGACCTTCCACGCGATTTCTAAGTCTTTTAGCTCAGCCTCGCTAGCTGCGCGCGCGGTTTGCAGTTTCATATTTTCTAGCTCGCTAGCTTTCACCTCGTCGCTTTGCTGATAGACAAAGCCGCCGTCAACGTGCTTGAAGTCGTATTTGTCGTTTGCTCGCTGTAAAAATTTATTGCCCTGGGTGAAAATTTTGATGCGCTTTTTGGATTCAAATACCGCAAGCGCGTCCTCGTCCACGTTTGCGGCGATGATGACCTCGACGTAGATTTCGTTGATTTTCTCGGCCAAGGCGCGGTCTAGCGTGCCGTTTATCGCCACGACTCCGCCGTATGCCGAGACGGGATCGCATTTTAGCGCTTCGACGTAGCTTTCTAGCAGATTTGATTTTACGGCAAAGCCGCAAGCGTTGGCATGCTTGACGATGGCGACCGCAGGCGCGGCGTCAAAGCTGCTCGCTAACGCTAATGCGGCGTTTATATCGGTGATGTTGTTAAAGCTAGCTTCGCCTTTTAGCGCGGTGAAGTTGTTGCTGAAAAAGTAATCAAACTCGTATAGCGCGCCCTTTTGGTGCGGGTTTTCGCCGTAACGCGCGTCAAAAATCTTGCTGCCGGCGATAAATTTCATCTCGCCAAAACCGTCGTTAAAGCGCTCGTTCATGTAGTTTGCGATCATCGAGTCGTAGGCTGCGGTATGCTCGTAGGCTTTTATCATCAAATTTCGCCTAAAAATAGCCTTCTTGCTCTCGTCCGCGCCACCTATGACGCGTAAAACCTCGTCGTAATCAAGCGGGCTAGTGACGATATAAACGCTAGCGAAGTTTTTAGCCGCCGATCGCACCATCGCAGGGCCGCCTATGTCGATGTTTTCGATGATCTCGTCAAAATCATCTGTGCGGATAGTGGTTTGTTTAAACGGATATAAATTTACGCAGACCAGATCGATGCCGCCGATGCCGTGCCGCGCGGCTTGGCTCACGTGATTTGCGTCGTTTCGCTTGTGCAATATCCCGCCGTGAATCTTTGGGTGCAGGGTTTTTACGCGCCCCTCAAACATCTCGGGCGAGCCTGTGTATTCGCTCACTTCGACCGCCTTTACGCCCTGCTCTTTTAGCAGTTTGTGCGTGCCGCCCGTACTTAATATCTCAAAACCGAGTCGCTCGAGTCCTTTGGCAAACTCTACGATGCCTTCTTTGTCGCTGACGCTGATTAATGCTCTCATTTATATTCCTTTCTTTGTTGGTTTGTCTCTTGCGCGCCTTTAAATGAGCTAGAAATTTCCTCCCTCGATGAACTACATGTTCTATCTTTGGTTGGAAATTTCTAGCTCATTTAAAGGCGCGCAAGATACCGCACCGAAATTTGGCTGATTTTTACAGAAATTTGACTAAATTTTAAAAACCTAAAGGCGAAGTATTTTTGATTTAGACGCGGCGGTTTTCAATTTTACGACGGGAGTTACCGAGTGGGTAATGACCGAGTAAAATTTAAAACCAACAAAGTATAAATCAAAAAGACAAGCCTCTAAGCCGCACTTTGTTTTATAGTCTCATACGCCTCATTTATCTCTTGCAGTTTTCGAGTACTCTTTTCTATCATCTCCTCGCTCTCGCCGCGCCCCATAAGGATATCTGGATGATACTTTTTCACGAGTTCGCGGTAGCGTTTCTTTACCTCGTCAAACGGCGCGCCCTCTTTTAGCCCGAGCACTGCGTACGGGCTTTTCGTGCGCATTTCATACGGATTTCGCCGCGTCTGCCTTTGATCGTAAAATGCCTCAAACCTCGCCAGTATCGCTTCAAAAATGCCCTCGTCAAGCCCAAATCCCAAAGCAATCTGCTCGATGACATTATGCTCGCTTTTACTAAATTCGCCGTCTATATAGGCCAAATTTAGTAAAAAAGATAGCTTCGCGGCCGCGGCGTCTTGACTAAGGCGGAAGCGATCTTTGTACTGCCGCGCGATAAAATAAGCATTATGCACCGTCTCTTTTTCGCGGTTATAGATCTGCTTTAGCTCCGCCCTCATCGCAGCGTCGTTGCCGAGCCTTAGAGTGATATCGTCTAGCGTCTCGCTGATGAGGCGAGCCTCTAGCTCATTTACCCTGCCGTCGCTTTTGGCGACTTTAGCAAGCAGGCTAACTAGAAATTTAGCCTCTTCAAACATCGCCTTTTTTTGCGAGCCGCCTAAATTTACGGGATTTTGACTAAAATTTGAAACCAGATAGTAAATCCCGTAAAATATCAAAAACCAAAAAATAAAACTCAAAATATCACCATAAATGATAAATCGTATTTTTGAGTTTGCCGCCTACTAGCTCGTTTTTACGCCACGAACTCTCGTCGTTCATCACGTTCCAGCGGCGCTCGTCGGGGCGATAAAACCAGTCTTTGTCGATCTGATAATAAATCTGCTTGCCGTTTGCCTCGATGATGTTTGCGATGTTGTTGTCGTGGTAGCTGTTCTCGTCGTAGTCGGTAAAGGCGCGCTGTCCCATCTCGGAGTAAAGAAGCGTTAGCTCTTGGAGCATCTCGTTTAGCTCGTTGTCCATCTTTTGCACGTGCAGTCCGATCTCCTCGGCCTCGCGGAAAAGTATCGGATAATCATGCGCCGGATAGTCGCTATTTAGGCGCTCGGAGATATTTTGGATCTTTGCCTCGTCGTTCATGTGATAGCGCAAAAGTTCGCAGCAAATCTTTAGCGATAGCGAGCTAGCGCGGTCTACTGCGCCAAAAACTAGCGGATGGATGTAGTTATATAGCGATTTATACGGGTTTTCGTCATTGTCTTTTTCGTGCATTTTCCAGAGTTTTATCACGCGGTTTAGCTCGTCCATCGACACGCTAACGCGCTCGTTGCCGTTATCTATCGGGCTCATCGCGTGTTTTAGCGAGGTATCGACGGCGGTTAGATACGCTAGCGGCCCCATCACGATCTCGTTTGCGCCAAGCGCCATCATCGTCGCTGCCGACGCGCAGTTAGCGGGGATAAGCGCGGTGATGTTTTTGCAGTAGTTTCTAAGAGTACTGATGATGCGAAGCGCAGCTATACCGCTGCCGCCGTCGCTTTTGATAAACAAAAACGCGTTTTCTATCTTTTTACCCTTTAAAATTTCATACATCGCGCTCGCGTCGTTGCCGCAGACGCTGCCCGCGTTTGAGTTGTAGTAGGTGATGAGCGTGCCGCCTAGTTTAGCTTCGACTTCTTTTAATACCTGCTGCGTCTCGCTAAATAGCACCGGCGGCTTAGCTACGCTTTTTTGATCCATTCCTCTGCCCTCCTTTTGCGGCTGTTCTTCTTCTTTGTTGTTTAAAAAGTCTTTCCAAGACATCTACTTTCCTTTCAAATTTTGATTCAAATTTTTACGATCTTTTAATATCGCTTGCAAAATTTGGCGCTAAAATGCTTGACCAAACGCCGCCGAGACGAGCCAAATTTAGCAAGCATCAAATTTGCGCCGCTCAAATTTAGCCAGCTCAAACCCGCCTCGCCAAAATTGGGCGTTAAATTTTAGTCCTCTTGGCGGATGATTGCGGCAAATTTATTAAAATAAACCTCGCTCACGTCGCTTAGCTTTTCATCGATATCGTTTAGCTTAAATTTATCTCCGCCCACGCTGCCGATTTTTTCAAATTTGACGCCGTGCTTAGCGGCTAGGGATTCAAATTTGGCCTCGTCTTTTACGCCGACGATCGCGCGCGAAAAGCTCTCGTCAAAGATGAAATTCGGCTTTTTAACGTCAAATTTACACTCCGCGCCAAGCCCGCTTAGGCACGCCATTTTTACTAGCGTTATGGCTACTCCGCCTACGCCTACGCTGTTTGCAAACTCTAGCGCGCCCGATTTATTTGCCTCGATAACCAGATCCCACAGCGCGCGCTCTTTTTTATAGTCCACTGCGGATAGCTCGCCGCCCACCGCGTCAAATAGCGCCTTAGCGTAAAGCGATGCGGCAAATTCGCCCTTCGTCTCGCCAAGCACGTATATCGCCGTGCCAGCGCGAGCAAAGACGCTCGGAAGGCTCGCGTTTGCGTCCTCGTTCACGCCCACCGTCACGATCGCCGGCGTCGGATATACACTCACGCCCTCGGTGTCGTTATACAGGCTCACGTTGCCGCTGACGACTGGCGTATTTAGCTCGCGGCAAGCCTCTTTGATGCCCTCGCAGCCCTGCGCGAACTGCCACATAACTTCGGGATTTTGCGGATTGCCGTAGTTTAGGCAGTCGGTGATGGCTAGTGGCGTCGCTCCGCTCATCGCGACCTTTCGTCCTGCCGCCGCGACCGCTCTAGCCGCGCCGATTTTGGGACCAACGAAATTCGCCCGCGGGTCGCACTGCGCCGCCATCGCGATCGCCCTGCCCGTTTCTTTCACGCGTATAACCGCAGCTCCGAGGAGTCCCGGTTGTTTGATCGTGTTTGTTTGGATATTTGCGTCGTATTGATCGTAGATTAGCGACTTGTTTAGCACCTCAGGCTCGCCAAGTAGCTTCCAAAACGCCGTTTTGTTATCCGCGTTTTCAGGGATTTGTAAATTTTTGATTTCGTCTAGGTATTTTGGGCGCGCAGTCGGCCGGTCAAGTACCGGAGAGGCTTCGCTAAGCGGCGCTATGGGTATCTCGCCCGCTAGCTCGCCGTGCCAATAAAGCTCCATCACGCCGCTATCGGTTACCTCGCCGATGATCTCGGCGTCCAGATCCCATTTTTTAAATATCTCAAGTATCTTTTGCTCGCAGCCTTTTTTGGCGCAGATGAGCATGCGCTCCTGAGATTCGCTGAGCATTAGCTCGTACGGCGTCATGCCTGTTTCGCGCATAGGCACGCGGTCTAGATATATCTTCATGCCGCTGCCGCTGCGTCCTGCCATCTCAAAGCTGCTAGATGTTAGCCCCGCTGCGCCCATATCCTGGATACCCACGACGTAGTCGGTTTTAAACAGCTCCAAGCACGCCTCCATCAGCAGCTTTTCGGCAAACGGATCACCCACCTGCACGGTCGGACGCAGAGATTTGTTCGCGTCGTTAAAGCTATCGCTAGCCATCACAGCGCCCCCAAGCCCGTCGCGACCGGTCTTTGAGCCCACGTAGATCACTGGATTGCCGATACCTTCGGCCCTTCCGTAAAATATCTCGTCGCTCTTGCAAAGCCCAAGCGCAAATGCGTTTACTAGGATATTGCCGTTAAAACTAGGATCAAACGTCGTCTCGCCGCCGATGGTAGGGATGCCCATGCAGTTGCCGTAGTGAGCGATGCCCGCGACCGCGCCTTTTAGTAGATAGCGCTGTTTTTTCGCGTTTTCGCTCTCACCTCTCACCTCGCCGAATCGCAGCGAGTTCATATTCGCCACGACCCGCGCGCCCATCGTAAATACGTCGCGCAGTATCCCGCCCACGCCCGTCGCCGCGCCCTGAAATGGCTCGATGAAGCTTGGGTGATTGTGGCTCTCCATCTT encodes the following:
- a CDS encoding metal-sulfur cluster assembly factor, which codes for MKEKIYAALSNIVDPEVGFDIVSLGLIYDAACDENGKAKVTMTLSTRSCPLHEMILSWVETAVLNVDGVKECEIDLVWEPAWSIEMASDEVRAALGA
- the purL gene encoding phosphoribosylformylglycinamidine synthase subunit PurL yields the protein MDKATVKAHKISDQEYEEILKILGREPNLLELGIFSAMWSEHCSYKSSKKYLNGFPTKAPWVIQGPGENAGVIDVGGGVAAVFKMESHNHPSFIEPFQGAATGVGGILRDVFTMGARVVANMNSLRFGEVRGESENAKKQRYLLKGAVAGIAHYGNCMGIPTIGGETTFDPSFNGNILVNAFALGLCKSDEIFYGRAEGIGNPVIYVGSKTGRDGLGGAVMASDSFNDANKSLRPTVQVGDPFAEKLLMEACLELFKTDYVVGIQDMGAAGLTSSSFEMAGRSGSGMKIYLDRVPMRETGMTPYELMLSESQERMLICAKKGCEQKILEIFKKWDLDAEIIGEVTDSGVMELYWHGELAGEIPIAPLSEASPVLDRPTARPKYLDEIKNLQIPENADNKTAFWKLLGEPEVLNKSLIYDQYDANIQTNTIKQPGLLGAAVIRVKETGRAIAMAAQCDPRANFVGPKIGAARAVAAAGRKVAMSGATPLAITDCLNYGNPQNPEVMWQFAQGCEGIKEACRELNTPVVSGNVSLYNDTEGVSVYPTPAIVTVGVNEDANASLPSVFARAGTAIYVLGETKGEFAASLYAKALFDAVGGELSAVDYKKERALWDLVIEANKSGALEFANSVGVGGVAITLVKMACLSGLGAECKFDVKKPNFIFDESFSRAIVGVKDEAKFESLAAKHGVKFEKIGSVGGDKFKLNDIDEKLSDVSEVYFNKFAAIIRQED
- the ftsA gene encoding cell division protein FtsA, with the translated sequence MSTKILGIDVGSVQICAVIGQHDETGLKIIGIGTAKTQGIKKGVITNIELASKSIKSALIDAQRVAGTRYEKVVVSISGAYTKSVDSNGVVNVPTYEIGIKEIQRSMSESERRAQIHSDYEKLHILPYNFKVDDQEHIEDPLGMNGSRLEVQTHIIMAQKSSLSNLRKALNLAGVEPDNIVLSSYASAIATLNQDEKDLGVAFIDMGGATCNMIIHSGNSIRYNEFLGIGSSNITNDLSAALHTPILKAEDIKLNYGILLNNANELVEIPPINEDGKVQEVSLDVISNVIYARAEETLMILAKMLEDSGYKNSIAAGVVLTGGMTKLEGIRELAIAVFDNMPVRIARPKEMEGLYEILRDPANSCAIGLCMYGAGYFTPYEIDSEKKMRYKDEIVVKNKILKDIVYDNGVKIEDKKNIEEVDNKIFRGSTLDDNYIDDLRIDDDRTLQDELNEDLNKKEKKPNIFSVIWNKITQLF
- the ftsZ gene encoding cell division protein FtsZ — protein: MGNFMVEEKKPSYGAKIKVVGVGGGGGNMINHIIREKGDEMDIDLIVANTDVKALDSSLAFTKLQLGEKITKGLGAGMNPDVGTKAAQESYEEIKSTLEYSDIVFIASGLGGGTGTGAAPVVAQAAKEIGALTISVVTMPFDFEGKKRYNLALKGLNELKKESDSIVVIPNQRLKSLIDKKAGIKESFKIVDNVLARAVSGMCTIVLDSGNSDINSDFADVKKVMEHRGMALLGIGESEGEGAAQEAIKNAIQSPLLSDITINGAVGVLVHFKYHPDSPFNDIEEAMCLVQNAVDDDADIIFGTTSDESFENNKIQVTIIATGFRDKEEERPTPVASTPDAAFKKSRNPILDERISRLKVSGGYNSEEVTNMLETPSYIRNQMD
- a CDS encoding SDH family Clp fold serine proteinase produces the protein MSWKDFLNNKEEEQPQKEGRGMDQKSVAKPPVLFSETQQVLKEVEAKLGGTLITYYNSNAGSVCGNDASAMYEILKGKKIENAFLFIKSDGGSGIAALRIISTLRNYCKNITALIPANCASAATMMALGANEIVMGPLAYLTAVDTSLKHAMSPIDNGNERVSVSMDELNRVIKLWKMHEKDNDENPYKSLYNYIHPLVFGAVDRASSLSLKICCELLRYHMNDEAKIQNISERLNSDYPAHDYPILFREAEEIGLHVQKMDNELNEMLQELTLLYSEMGQRAFTDYDENSYHDNNIANIIEANGKQIYYQIDKDWFYRPDERRWNVMNDESSWRKNELVGGKLKNTIYHLW
- a CDS encoding TerB family tellurite resistance protein encodes the protein MSFIFWFLIFYGIYYLVSNFSQNPVNLGGSQKKAMFEEAKFLVSLLAKVAKSDGRVNELEARLISETLDDITLRLGNDAAMRAELKQIYNREKETVHNAYFIARQYKDRFRLSQDAAAAKLSFLLNLAYIDGEFSKSEHNVIEQIALGFGLDEGIFEAILARFEAFYDQRQTRRNPYEMRTKSPYAVLGLKEGAPFDEVKKRYRELVKKYHPDILMGRGESEEMIEKSTRKLQEINEAYETIKQSAA
- the purH gene encoding bifunctional phosphoribosylaminoimidazolecarboxamide formyltransferase/IMP cyclohydrolase, giving the protein MRALISVSDKEGIVEFAKGLERLGFEILSTGGTHKLLKEQGVKAVEVSEYTGSPEMFEGRVKTLHPKIHGGILHKRNDANHVSQAARHGIGGIDLVCVNLYPFKQTTIRTDDFDEIIENIDIGGPAMVRSAAKNFASVYIVTSPLDYDEVLRVIGGADESKKAIFRRNLMIKAYEHTAAYDSMIANYMNERFNDGFGEMKFIAGSKIFDARYGENPHQKGALYEFDYFFSNNFTALKGEASFNNITDINAALALASSFDAAPAVAIVKHANACGFAVKSNLLESYVEALKCDPVSAYGGVVAINGTLDRALAEKINEIYVEVIIAANVDEDALAVFESKKRIKIFTQGNKFLQRANDKYDFKHVDGGFVYQQSDEVKASELENMKLQTARAASEAELKDLEIAWKVAALTKSNCVVYVKNSAVVAIGMGMTSRVDAARAAVAKARDMGLDLRGCALASEAFFPFRDSIDIASEAGVKAVIQPGGSIRDDEVVQAANEHGMAMYFTGVRHFLH